The window AAACAGTTTTCGCTTTCGTTCAAGCATAACACCACGCCTTTGGCCAACCCGCTGGAGTTGAGGACTATCCGCCGCAGAATAGCGATAATCAACACTCTGCTTACAGAAAAAGAATTGGGGAGCACCAAATGAGCAACGAAACAAGACCCGGCAGAAAAACCTTTCAGGGTGTGATTGTTTCCGACAAGATGGACAAGACCCGCGTCGTAAAAGTGGAGCGGCAGTACAAGCACCGGATGTATGAAAAGATTATCCGGACGGCTACGCGGTTCCACGCTCATGACGAGGAGAACAAGAGCAAGCTCGGAGACATAGTGGAAATCATGAGCACCCGCCCGCTTTCAAAACTCAAGCGGTGGCGCATAACCCGGATTATCAGGTCCTTTGAGGCGTGATAGCCGGCGGAATTAGTGGTTCGGAGAAGACAGAATGATTCAGCTCAGAACGATAGTGAATGTGGCGGACAACTCGGGCGCGAGAAAGCTGCAATGCTTCAAGGTGAAAGGCGGCAGCCATCGCAAATACGCGAGCCTTGGCGATATTGTGGTCTGCTCGGTGAGAGACGCCATACCGACCTCTCCCCTCAAGAAAGGGGATGTCGTGAAAGCGGTGGTCGTGCGGATGAAGAAGGAAACCCGCCGCGCCGACGGTTCCTATATCCGGTTCGATGACAACGCGGTTTGTGTCATTACCGATGCCATGGAACCGAAGGGAACCCGCGTATTCGGGCCCATAGCGCGCGAGCTTCGCGAGAAAAATTTTCTTAAAATCATCTCGCTCGCGCCTGAAGTAGTGTAAGAGGACACCGAAATGATGAAGATAAAAAAGAAAGACACGGTTCTAATCCTTTCCGGCAAGGATTCCGGCGACACCGGCGAAGTGATCAAGGTTATCCCGGAGAAGAGCCGGGTTGTCGTGGGCGGCAAGAATATCGTCACCAAGCACTCCAAGCCCACGCAGGGCAACCCCGGCGGGATACAGAAAAAGGAAAACCCACTCCACATTTCCAATGTGGCGCTGGTCTGCCCGAAGTGCAAAAAAGCGGGCCGGCCCAAAATCGAAACGATTGATTCGGGCGAGAAAG of the Elusimicrobiaceae bacterium genome contains:
- the rplX gene encoding 50S ribosomal protein L24, whose product is MMKIKKKDTVLILSGKDSGDTGEVIKVIPEKSRVVVGGKNIVTKHSKPTQGNPGGIQKKENPLHISNVALVCPKCKKAGRPKIETIDSGEKVRVCRKCGETIV
- the rpsQ gene encoding 30S ribosomal protein S17, which produces MSNETRPGRKTFQGVIVSDKMDKTRVVKVERQYKHRMYEKIIRTATRFHAHDEENKSKLGDIVEIMSTRPLSKLKRWRITRIIRSFEA
- the rplN gene encoding 50S ribosomal protein L14, with translation MIQLRTIVNVADNSGARKLQCFKVKGGSHRKYASLGDIVVCSVRDAIPTSPLKKGDVVKAVVVRMKKETRRADGSYIRFDDNAVCVITDAMEPKGTRVFGPIARELREKNFLKIISLAPEVV